In Engraulis encrasicolus isolate BLACKSEA-1 chromosome 2, IST_EnEncr_1.0, whole genome shotgun sequence, the sequence CCGGTCAAGTGTTACCCTGTCTGCAGAATatgattagatttttttttttacgttagaGGAATGCAGGAGATTTTCATTTGATAATgcgtctgtattgtgtgtgtgtgtttgtgtgtgtgtgtgtgtgtgtgtgtgtgtgtgtgtgtgtgtgtgtgtgtgtgtgtgtgtgtgtgtgtgtgtgtgtgtgtgtgtgtgtgtgtgtgtgtgtgttgccctttCCACACAGGTACGGCAggtcagtgtttttttattttgtaaattGCAGACAGAATtaatcaccatcatgtggattcATCATCACTTTTTGGTGTCCTCGTAAACAACAGCCTTACGAAAGTCACCTTCTCTGGAAAGTGACAGGCAGACTAAAGCCAGAGAAAGAAAGCAGCACCATAAGCAAcacgcacatgggcacacacacacacacacgcacacacacacacacacacacacacacacacacacacacacacacacacacacacacacacacacacacacacacacacacacacacacacacacacacaggcatacatacagacacacaggcaccccccccccacacacacacacagacaagcagacttgcacacatgcacacacaacacacacacacacacacacacacacacacacacacacacacacacacacacacacacacacacacacacacacacacacacacatacacacaggcatatacagACACAAGAGGCAcgccccccccacatacacacacacacacacactcgcacacacaacacacacacacacacacacacacacacacacacacacacacacacacacacacacacacacacacacaggcatacatacagacacacacacacaagcagacatgcacacatgcacgcacaacacacacacacacacacacacacacacacacacacacacacacacacacacacacacacacacacacacacacacacacacacacacacacagagtgtgtgtccTCTGCAAGTCCACAAGCCGCTGCATGGCCCTCTGGCAGTGGAGCTCTGATTAAATAATGTTCCTTATCGATGTCTGGCATCATCTGTCAggttatatatattttattatagcCTGCCGCTTGTCTTTGCCCATCAGCAGTGGTGTCAAAGTAGGGCATGATTTTCTCCTCTCGcacagcactgtactgtattttagtCTTTGTCTTCCCTGtgactagtgtgcgtgtgtgtgtgtgtgtgtgcgtgcgtgcgtgggtgtgtgtgtggatgcgcacGTCTTaggctgtatgtgtgtacagggaagtcgacagggagggacgaaggggtcagttgtgcccAGGGccatagggggcccaaaattgggtcctcattacattgtatgtattggatcgggggacctttcaaatgactttgtcctgggcccagcaaaagctgtcagtggccctgtgtgtatgtattttagtCTTTGTCTTccctgtgacgtgtgtgtgtgtgtgtgtgtgtgtgtgtgtgtgtgtgtgtgtgtgtgtgtgtgtgtgtgtgtgtgtgtgtgtgtgtgtgtgtgtgtgtgtgtgtgtgtgtgtgtgtgtgcgcgtgggtgtgggtgtgtgtgtgcgcgtgggtgtgtgtgtgcgcgcgtgtcttcgcctgtatgtgtgtacagtatgatacTCCCAACACAACATGTCAGTGCCAAGTGGAAGTCAGGGCGAGCGCTGTATGTGGGGTGCTACCGTGGGCGTGTGGTTGtctatacacttacctgtacttaactgtgacattgtgagacattttcacccctatcatactctgtacaatgcctacttctacatactatactatatcatagatgtatctgtcaacactggtcatgttaagactgtctaccttaactgacagagtatgttttctgcacatggtctatcccaactcacagaatgtctttttgcacaattacctttttacatttttaaaattttttttacatattacattttcatattctttatctttactatttttatttttattttcccctccctgacttcctgtgttatttgtgtcttgaaatgtccatgtgggcattcgtttatttgtgtatttatgtaagctactggatacctgaattaccccctggggattaataaagttactctactctacaagtgGCTGGGAATGCAGGGgtctagtctacgtagaacgcaggtatacggagtatacccacttccaaatgaATCCACtaatccacttaaaattgatcgatccattatttagaatagcacaaatataaacagtatacccacttcaagaaatgctcaaaatacagtatacccaccacaaaaaagtagactactctataccactgtgtatgtgtgacttCACAGCCTTGTGTAGGCTGGCGTCGACGGGTGGTCTGAGCTTTGAAAAGTGGGTCAGTCAGATATGGATTGTCAGAGTGGCGTTTGTTATGCAGAACGACCAACACCAATCTGCCCACCACTCCTGTGGCAGCAGGAGCAGCTATTTATTTGCTCTCTCTGAGcactattaaagggacactgtgcaggaaatggtcaaaaaaggtactgcaactatgctgcttattgaaattgggctgcctattgccaaatttgatatttacatgaaagtttactaagtattaaacaaatattttctagtatggtcccagtacagtcatttttgcagctaaaattggctatttttggaaattcaaaatggcggaccatggagatgatcccccttttcatgtatgaaaagtgcaatttttccagtcataatgaatacttagaatttgatgctggtggtaagtattcatgaaaaaggtaacgttagtgaatgggcagcatgaattctggaaataaacaactaaaaatctcacacagtgtccctttaagagatggcctctctctccccgtctcaaTGGGACGCCTTAGTatatatatgaactttattacaggctctaggcccaataggcagacacacatcatagttagagatgcaccggatccggttctggttccggatccggcaggataataggctttttcacaggatctgggtctggcaggatcttaagcagtggatccggtatccgccatgttacctaaaaatcagggtctggtgcatctctagcctaggcttttcagtcagtctttcagaaccccaatcactgcatggagtgaaagccctttggaagcggccgttgcaggcagtggcaataagccaatgagtctaaaaaatagtttgagccaacgtaataaaaagggcccacgtgtgcgagtagactatatgtttcaacccttttgtaggatccgttatccggttctggatccggcaggctcttaagcagtggatccggtatccggcaggatcctaaaaatcaggatccggtgcatctctaatcataGTATAGATAAAAAAAGAAtaacatataaaataggcaggaaaagaaaaggaagagagaaagagaaaaaaacaacaagcaataatgcctaagcatatacaaacatatctgtcatgacagtcttaaaaggcagccataccaatgcttccacatatatgattgatatCGGATAGAGCTTCATCTGGAGCTTGTGAGAATCATTGTAATACAGTTTTTAGACTTATCCAGACGACACATGAACtaaaacattaggttcctcaagagACCAGGTAAAGTACAAAGTCCTGTGTCACAAAATAATTTACTAGCACTTCAACTCctaggctttttcagcaatatcctcagacAGTCATTATATGCCACTTGGAGTTTGcgcaatgtttcttttttgtagctgacccataatGAGGCTGCATACATAGTGTTGGACAAGCACGGTAAACAACAGCAGGTGGCCGCAAGTCCTCTCATTTTCTTCAAATTACACATAATAATCGTGTTTGGCATCTTTAAATGGCTGGCTGGAGTCTGGATGTGCCACATGCTGTCTAGggcaaaaaaaatctgcatattaattctgttctgttctctactcttctcttctctctcattctctctctccctccttcctgctccccctctctttatctctctctctctctctctctctctctctctctctctctctctctctctctctctcactctctctctttatgtcgtGTCTGTTCTGCCATTTGGTCCATTGTCATTTCACCACTTCATTGGCCTTTAAAAGGAAGCAGACGGCGACTATAATATTACAATTTGTCTGAGCTGTAAAGTCATGACCGTGATTAGCCTGGGGATGGGAGTGGACATGATTACTGTTATCTtttttggcctatactgtatctGTAATATTGGGGAATCTTGAATTCATTTAATTAGTAGTACAATATATATTAAGAATTTACACATACAAGGGTTTCAGGTTAAAATTGGGATGCTCTACTACTTGGTACATGTTCATGAGTAAACATTAAAATACACATAGAGTTGGCAGATTGCAACCTTGACATTTTACTTTACATTACCTTGACATGACACTTCGGAAATGAACTTGCAAATGAAATTACGCTTTCCACTCCAGACCCATTTTGTCTGTTCATAGTTTATGTCTTTGTTATTTAATAGTAAGGTCTGAAAATTATCATTTCAAATGGCAGGAAAAATCAGGGGAAATTTATGGAATCCAATCAATCACTTACATATAGAATCCTATGGACTTTCTGGAATGTGCCACAAAAAAAAACGCTCTGAAATCATTTCACATTTGCTGTACTGTACGATCTGAGCAAATTGGCTGGCTAAGCCCTTAAGTAACacgtctcttcttcctcttcttcttattctCCTCCTCAGGATGGCTCCAAGCAGAGGCAGTCGCGCAAGAAGACGGTGTCCTTCAGCTCGATGCCGAGCGACCGCAAGATGAACAGCACGGCGGCCTGCATGGCCTTCATGACGGAGGGCTGCGAGATGAAGAAGGTTTAGTTTAgcttaatttagtttagtttagtttagtttattaggatccccattagctgggtcCAACAATAacatcacacacagttaaaagttctacacaaatctgtacattcatttaagcactatacattgaaaagaaagaaagaaaaaaagaaagaaaaaacatttaatataaacataaattattataataatggTTTAAAACCTTGTGACAAACATCTCTACCTCTGCACTAACCTAGTTTATATATGATAGGCTcagatgttttttcacctggTTTTTTGAAAACCACTTTACTATTCAATATAGTTAATTTCGTTGGCAAATTGTGCCATTGTTCCAGGTGCGCTCCAACTCCCGCATGTACAACCGCTACTTCGTGCTGGACCCCGACATGTGCTGGCTGCGCTGGGAGCCCTCCAAGAAGGACTCGGAGAAGGCCAAGCTGGAGATCAAGAGCATCAAGGAGGTGCGTCTGGGCAAGAAGACCCCCGTGCTGCGCAGCAACGGCCTGTCGGACCAGTTCCCCGACGAGTGCGCCTTCTCCATCATCTACGGCGAGAACTACGAGTCGCTGGACCTGGTGGCGAGCACGCCGGACGTCGTCAACACCTGGGTGATGGGCTTGCGCTACCTGGTGTCCTACGGCAGGCACGCGGTGGACGCGGCCGAGCCCGGAGAGCCGAGCCTGCGCACGTCGTGGATCGGGTCCGTGTTCGAGCTGGCTGACGCCGAGAAGCAGGGCCACGTCGACCTGCTGAGGGCCACGCAGATCATCAAGGGCCTGAACCCCGGCATGAAGGAGTCGAGGATCGAGCTGAAGATCAAGGAGCTGCAGAAGGCGAAAGACGAGTACGGCGAGGACATCAACGCCGACACGTTCTTGGAGGCCTACTGCGAGCTCTGCACCCGGCCTGAGGTCTTCTTCCTCATGATGCAGTTCTCCAGCAACAAGGAGTACCTGGACAGCAAGGACCTGATGCTGTTCGTGGAGGTGGAGCAAGGCATGGAAGGCGTGACCGAGGAGATGTGCCAGCACATCGTGCAGCGCTTCGAGCCGTCGACCGAGGGCCGGGAGCGGGGCTGCCTGTCCATCGACGGCTTCAACCACTACCTGCTGTCGCCCGAGTGCCACATATTCGACCCGCAGCACAAGCACGTGTGCCAAGACATGTCTCAGCCGCTGTCGCACTACTACATCAACTCCTCGCACAACGCCTCGCTTCTGGAGGATCACTTCTGGGGCTCCTCGGACATCTCTAGCTACGTACGGGCCTTGCGCATGGGCTGCCGCagcctggaggtggtggtgtgggacGGGCCGGACTGCGAGCCCGTGGTGTACGTGGGCAGCTCCGTGGCCTCCCAGCTCGCCTTCGGCAAGGTGCTGGACGTCATCAACCAGTACGCCTTCGAGAGCTCAGAGTACCCGTTGATCCTGTGCTTGGTCGTCCACTGCTGCGTGCCTCAGCAGAGGGTCATGGCTCAGCACATGAAGAAGATCCTGGGCGACAAGCTCTTCACGGATCCGCCGAGCCCGGAGGAGCATTACCTCCCTTCCCCCGAGAGGCTGAAGGGAAAAATCCTTCTCAAGGGCAAACGTCTTCCTCCCAACTACCCTGACTCAGAGGGGGAGGTAACGGACGAGGAGGAGGGATTAGACATGTCGAGGAGGTTAGTGGGTGCTGAGGAAAAGGACAGTTTCAATGGGATCGGGTGCAAGCGCCTGCGTCTGTGCAGGGAGCTCTCGGACCTTGTCTCGCTTTGTAAGTCAGTGCAGTTCAGGGACTTTGAGACCTCCAAGAGGGAGCAGAGGCACTGGGAGATGTGCTCGTTCAACGAGGTGGACGCCAACCGCTTCGCCAATGAGTTCCCAGAGGACTTTGTGGGCTACAACAAGCGCTTCCTGTCGCGGATCTACCCCACGCCGATGCGCATCGATGCCAGCAACATGAACCCGCAGGACTTCTGGAAGTGCGGCTGCCAGATCGTGGCCATGAACTACCAGACGCCGGGCCTGATGATGGACCTCAATCTCGGCTGGTTCCGGCAGAACGGCAACTGCGGCTACGTGCTGCGGCCCGCCATCATGCGGGAGGAGGTGTCGTACTTCAGCGCCAACGCGCGGGACTCCCTGCCCGGCGTGTCGGCGCAGCTCCTGCACATCAAGGTGATCAGCGGCCAGAACCTGCCCAAGCCGCGTGGCTCGGCTGCCAAGGGGGATGTGGTGGAGCCGTACATCTACGTGGAGATCCACGGCATCCCGGCCGACTGTGCCGAGCAGCGCACCAAGACCGTCTCGCAGAACGGCGACAATCCCATCTTCGACGAGAGCTTTGAGTTCCAGATCAACCTGCCGGAGCTGGCTGCTCTCCGCTTCGTGGTGCTCGACGATGATTACATCGGAGACGAGTTCATCGGTCAGTACACCATCCCATTCGAATGCCTACAGCCGGGCTACCGCCACGTCCCCCTGCAGTCACTCACGGGGGAATTCCTGCCCAACACCACCCTGTTTGTGCACGTGGCCATCACCAACCGGCGCGGAGGGGGCAAGGCGCACAAGAGGGGCCTGTCGGTACGCAAGGGCCGCAAGGCGCGCGAGTACACCTCCACCAAAACCACGGGCATCAAGGTGGTGGACGAGCTCTTCCGGGCC encodes:
- the plcl5 gene encoding inactive phospholipase C-like protein 2 translates to MAGLQASDAVSGAYLDPPSPDAASQPQSPGVLIGVAGLNLNDAAAVMTPTGTRTYLDVSPVTMLPGGFPVLGADGVYTNGRCKDHGSPRVGSRSRDSSSDRSLSGATTPCGIMKDGSKQRQSRKKTVSFSSMPSDRKMNSTAACMAFMTEGCEMKKVRSNSRMYNRYFVLDPDMCWLRWEPSKKDSEKAKLEIKSIKEVRLGKKTPVLRSNGLSDQFPDECAFSIIYGENYESLDLVASTPDVVNTWVMGLRYLVSYGRHAVDAAEPGEPSLRTSWIGSVFELADAEKQGHVDLLRATQIIKGLNPGMKESRIELKIKELQKAKDEYGEDINADTFLEAYCELCTRPEVFFLMMQFSSNKEYLDSKDLMLFVEVEQGMEGVTEEMCQHIVQRFEPSTEGRERGCLSIDGFNHYLLSPECHIFDPQHKHVCQDMSQPLSHYYINSSHNASLLEDHFWGSSDISSYVRALRMGCRSLEVVVWDGPDCEPVVYVGSSVASQLAFGKVLDVINQYAFESSEYPLILCLVVHCCVPQQRVMAQHMKKILGDKLFTDPPSPEEHYLPSPERLKGKILLKGKRLPPNYPDSEGEVTDEEEGLDMSRRLVGAEEKDSFNGIGCKRLRLCRELSDLVSLCKSVQFRDFETSKREQRHWEMCSFNEVDANRFANEFPEDFVGYNKRFLSRIYPTPMRIDASNMNPQDFWKCGCQIVAMNYQTPGLMMDLNLGWFRQNGNCGYVLRPAIMREEVSYFSANARDSLPGVSAQLLHIKVISGQNLPKPRGSAAKGDVVEPYIYVEIHGIPADCAEQRTKTVSQNGDNPIFDESFEFQINLPELAALRFVVLDDDYIGDEFIGQYTIPFECLQPGYRHVPLQSLTGEFLPNTTLFVHVAITNRRGGGKAHKRGLSVRKGRKAREYTSTKTTGIKVVDELFRASTQPLREATDLRENVQNAMVSFKELCGLAPAANMKQCILTVSSWLLNSERSLRVTMDLSEAYPTMEAQGQVPELLRKVLNAYDTMIQTSRTLIESADGVYAKLTQAQRAGLDFHEDLHRIGAKEGLKGRKLHKAMESYAWNITVLKGQADLLKHAKSEAVDTLRQIHCAAQSCGLVKNGAFPAGGPSAGVGVGVGVGVGVGVPASSSSTLLVGPGGAAAGATATAAAAGAAAAYGAASSPASLMPSSPLPPPPPSPHALHLPRLASLHTIPESDAHDHRHRDHSPAY